A section of the Agromyces aurantiacus genome encodes:
- a CDS encoding ATP-binding protein, producing the protein MGRALLERDRELDALRSAARDAARGRGRVVLLLGEAGIGKSTLVHALRADPPAGVRVLLGSCDAMSTPRPLGPLRDLAAEVGPRLGQALRSGDREEVFEALRDELSGAPATVLVVEDAQWADEATLDALRFLARRIEHLPAALVITYRDELERDHPLSRLLGDLGHGDQVDRIAPRRLSPAAIGELTAGSGLDVDRVAALTEGNPYFVSELVASADEAGVPPTVVDAVTGRLRRLDPASQEHVEQLAVVPSAVDLDLLGRLVPGGTGALRAAEEGGLLVVQPDGVRFRHELTRRAVVDGLPASRRIELERRVLAALLETGGVDSARLVHHALAAGEVDVVVEWAPRAARDAAASGAHRQAAAHFRVVRDHAGRYSPAERADLLEEYAIEAYTVGFAGEALAPQSEAIALRRDLGDAHRLGASLRWMSRFQWFAGNRAEAEAAAAEASAVLVDAGDPSLYAMALSNEAQLALLAHDTPRALELSGRAIDIARETGAAGVLSHALNNHGTALMFLADDDGMGELVEAIEVALAVDDIENAARASVNLVWGLLDQYRLDLAEHHLARALEISERAEFIGFVTYQQMEQARLDLARARWDDALHTLDREIAAPHARCVALTVAGTVAVRRGDGGGDDLLDEARRLADELGELQRRGPVDAARAEAALLRGDLAAARAVARPMFDEADRLDARSLRAELASLLRRAGDEVPVAADDEHPFAVQARGEWRRAADLWHEAGAPYQEAAALAESPDESDLMAALAILDRIEAAPLARAVRATLRERGVRAIPRGPSTLTRANPAGLTARQVEVLRLVAEGRTNAEIADRLVLSVRTVDTHVAAVLAKLGVSTRGEAARMAPDILEQAG; encoded by the coding sequence ATGGGGCGGGCCCTCCTCGAACGCGATCGCGAGCTCGACGCGCTGCGATCCGCGGCGCGCGATGCGGCCCGCGGGCGCGGTCGAGTGGTGCTGCTGCTCGGCGAGGCCGGGATCGGCAAGTCGACGCTCGTGCACGCGCTCCGCGCCGACCCGCCGGCAGGTGTGCGCGTCCTCCTCGGTTCGTGCGACGCGATGTCGACCCCGCGCCCGCTCGGGCCGCTCCGCGACCTCGCGGCGGAGGTCGGGCCCCGACTCGGTCAGGCACTGCGATCGGGCGATCGCGAGGAGGTCTTCGAGGCCCTCCGCGACGAGCTGTCAGGCGCACCCGCGACGGTGCTCGTCGTCGAGGATGCGCAGTGGGCGGATGAGGCGACGCTCGACGCGCTGCGTTTCCTCGCCCGGCGGATCGAGCACCTTCCCGCCGCGCTCGTGATCACCTACCGCGACGAGCTCGAACGCGATCACCCGCTGAGTCGCCTGCTCGGCGACCTCGGGCACGGCGACCAGGTCGACCGCATCGCGCCGCGGCGCCTCTCGCCCGCGGCGATCGGCGAACTCACCGCGGGCAGCGGGCTCGACGTCGACCGCGTGGCGGCGCTCACCGAGGGGAACCCGTACTTCGTGAGCGAGCTCGTCGCGTCGGCCGACGAGGCGGGCGTGCCGCCGACGGTCGTGGACGCGGTGACCGGTCGGCTCCGGCGGCTCGATCCCGCGAGCCAGGAGCACGTCGAACAGCTGGCCGTCGTGCCGTCGGCGGTCGACCTCGACCTGCTCGGTCGGCTCGTGCCCGGCGGGACCGGCGCGCTCCGGGCTGCGGAGGAGGGCGGCCTGCTCGTGGTCCAGCCCGACGGCGTGCGGTTCCGCCACGAGCTGACGCGGCGCGCCGTGGTCGACGGGCTCCCGGCGTCGCGCCGGATCGAACTCGAGCGTCGGGTGCTCGCTGCGCTCCTCGAGACCGGCGGCGTCGACTCCGCGAGACTCGTGCATCACGCGCTCGCGGCGGGCGAGGTCGACGTCGTCGTCGAATGGGCGCCTCGGGCGGCACGGGATGCCGCGGCATCGGGCGCGCACCGCCAAGCGGCGGCGCACTTCCGCGTGGTCCGCGACCACGCCGGCCGCTACTCGCCCGCGGAGCGCGCCGACCTGCTCGAGGAGTACGCCATCGAGGCCTACACCGTCGGCTTCGCGGGGGAGGCGCTGGCTCCACAATCCGAGGCGATCGCGTTGCGCCGCGACCTCGGCGACGCGCATCGACTCGGCGCGAGCCTGCGCTGGATGTCGCGGTTCCAGTGGTTCGCCGGGAATCGGGCCGAGGCCGAGGCCGCGGCCGCCGAGGCATCCGCGGTGCTCGTCGACGCGGGTGACCCGAGCCTCTACGCGATGGCGCTGAGCAATGAGGCGCAGCTCGCCCTCCTCGCACACGACACGCCGCGCGCCCTCGAGCTCTCGGGCCGAGCGATCGACATCGCCCGCGAGACCGGCGCGGCCGGCGTGCTCTCGCACGCCTTGAACAACCACGGCACGGCGCTCATGTTCCTCGCCGACGACGACGGCATGGGCGAGCTCGTCGAGGCGATCGAGGTCGCTCTGGCGGTGGACGACATCGAGAACGCCGCCCGCGCGTCGGTCAACCTCGTATGGGGACTGCTCGACCAGTACCGGCTCGACCTCGCGGAGCATCACCTCGCGCGCGCCCTCGAGATCTCGGAACGGGCCGAGTTCATCGGCTTCGTCACCTACCAGCAGATGGAGCAGGCGCGGCTCGACCTCGCCCGGGCCCGCTGGGACGACGCGCTGCACACGCTCGACCGCGAGATCGCCGCGCCGCACGCCCGATGCGTGGCGCTCACCGTCGCCGGCACCGTGGCGGTGCGGCGCGGTGACGGCGGCGGGGACGACCTGCTCGACGAGGCCCGGCGGCTCGCGGACGAGCTGGGCGAGCTCCAGCGGCGAGGACCGGTGGACGCGGCTCGCGCCGAGGCGGCGCTGCTCCGGGGCGACCTCGCGGCCGCCCGGGCCGTGGCACGGCCCATGTTCGACGAGGCCGATCGACTCGACGCGCGATCGCTTCGCGCCGAGCTCGCCTCCCTCCTGCGTCGCGCCGGGGACGAGGTCCCGGTCGCCGCCGACGACGAGCACCCCTTCGCCGTGCAGGCCCGTGGCGAATGGCGCCGCGCCGCCGACCTCTGGCATGAGGCCGGCGCGCCCTACCAGGAGGCGGCCGCGCTCGCCGAGAGCCCCGATGAGTCGGACCTCATGGCGGCGCTGGCGATCCTCGACCGCATCGAGGCGGCACCGCTCGCGCGCGCGGTTCGGGCGACGCTGCGCGAGCGGGGCGTGCGCGCCATCCCGCGTGGGCCGTCGACGCTCACTCGTGCCAACCCGGCCGGCCTCACGGCGAGGCAGGTCGAGGTGCTGCGGCTCGTCGCCGAGGGGCGCACGAACGCCGAGATCGCCGATCGGCTCGTCCTGTCGGTGCGCACGGTCGACACGCACGTGGCCGCCGTCCTCGCGAAGCTCGGGGTGTCCACGCGCGGCGAGGCGGCACGGATGGCGCCGGACATCCTCGAGCAGGCCGGCTGA
- the ccsB gene encoding c-type cytochrome biogenesis protein CcsB codes for MAVYAIAFIAYSIDLAKRSAVSAAAADVASTTGSAAASTERVAVLQGAAASAASATGGPGAAAPRDGTGVAGRGRASKGDAATSANAVAYGRSPVLRVAVAMTVIAWVLHLGADVLRGLAAGRVPWANMYEFALTGTLVITTVYLLVLLVVKTDLRFLGTFVTGLVLVLLGVATVNFYVSVVPLPPALQSVWLVIHVFVATSAVGFFALGFALSVVQLMQARREALAATADAVKKSFLATLPDSISLENLAYRVNIVGFILWTFTLMAGAIWAEKAWGRYWGWDTKEVWTFIIWVVYAGYIHARATRGWRGTRSAWLAIIGFSAVLFNFTVVNLFFKGLHAYSGL; via the coding sequence ATGGCCGTGTACGCGATCGCGTTCATCGCGTACTCGATCGACCTCGCGAAGCGGTCGGCGGTGTCGGCCGCGGCGGCGGACGTCGCGAGCACGACCGGGTCCGCGGCCGCCTCGACCGAGCGGGTCGCGGTGCTGCAGGGCGCGGCCGCCTCCGCGGCGTCGGCGACCGGTGGGCCGGGCGCGGCGGCACCGCGCGATGGCACGGGAGTCGCCGGGCGCGGCCGTGCGTCGAAGGGCGACGCCGCGACATCCGCGAACGCGGTCGCCTACGGCCGGTCGCCCGTACTGCGGGTCGCGGTCGCGATGACCGTGATCGCCTGGGTGCTGCACCTCGGCGCCGACGTGCTGCGCGGCCTCGCCGCGGGCCGGGTGCCGTGGGCGAACATGTACGAGTTCGCGCTGACCGGCACGCTCGTGATCACGACCGTCTACCTCCTCGTGCTGCTCGTCGTGAAGACCGACCTGCGGTTCCTCGGCACATTCGTGACCGGGCTCGTGCTCGTGCTGCTCGGCGTCGCGACCGTCAACTTCTACGTGAGCGTCGTGCCGCTGCCGCCGGCCCTGCAGTCGGTGTGGCTCGTGATCCACGTGTTCGTCGCGACGTCGGCGGTCGGGTTCTTCGCCCTCGGCTTCGCGCTCTCGGTCGTGCAGCTCATGCAGGCCCGCCGCGAGGCGCTCGCCGCCACGGCCGACGCCGTGAAGAAGTCGTTCCTCGCGACGCTGCCCGACTCGATCTCGCTCGAGAACCTCGCCTATCGGGTCAACATCGTGGGCTTCATCCTCTGGACCTTCACGCTCATGGCCGGCGCCATCTGGGCCGAGAAGGCCTGGGGCCGCTACTGGGGCTGGGACACCAAGGAGGTGTGGACCTTCATCATCTGGGTGGTCTACGCCGGCTACATCCACGCGCGGGCGACGCGCGGATGGCGCGGCACGCGCTCGGCGTGGCTCGCGATCATCGGGTTCTCGGCGGTGCTGTTCAACTTCACCGTGGTGAACCTCTTCTTCAAGGGACTGCACGCCTACTCCGGGCTCTGA
- a CDS encoding zinc-binding dehydrogenase encodes MRAIVIEAHGGPEVLRLRNRPDPVPAPGEVLVRNRAIGVNFVDLQHREGAPYPVGLPLVPGTEAAGEVVAVGAGVDPSLVGGSVVHFGHLAGAYAELTAVPERFVARLPDEMDAATAAAVAMAGTTAHVLTRVAERVGPEHTVLVHAAAGSTGGAIVALAAAAGARVIGVVSSPGRAEAARQVGARDVLVLDESLPERVRALTGGRGADLVYDANGGPTFDASLAAVARGGVLVLYGQSGGPVAPFDPARLSGITGGGVAGSLALHWVAASHYLDTAAERRAAFDAVSADVAAGRLRPRVSHRFALEDAAGAHRVLARREADAKVLLVP; translated from the coding sequence ATGCGCGCGATCGTGATCGAGGCCCATGGCGGGCCCGAGGTGCTGCGCCTGCGCAACCGACCCGATCCGGTTCCCGCGCCCGGCGAGGTGCTCGTGCGCAACCGCGCCATCGGCGTGAACTTCGTCGACCTCCAGCATCGGGAGGGTGCGCCGTACCCGGTCGGACTGCCGCTCGTGCCGGGGACCGAGGCCGCCGGTGAGGTCGTCGCGGTCGGCGCGGGCGTCGACCCGTCGCTGGTCGGGGGGTCGGTCGTGCACTTCGGGCACCTCGCGGGGGCGTACGCCGAGCTCACGGCGGTGCCCGAGCGCTTCGTCGCCCGCCTGCCCGACGAGATGGATGCCGCGACCGCGGCGGCCGTCGCGATGGCGGGCACCACGGCGCACGTGCTCACGCGCGTGGCCGAGCGGGTGGGGCCCGAGCACACGGTGCTCGTGCATGCCGCGGCGGGGTCGACCGGCGGAGCGATCGTCGCGCTCGCGGCGGCCGCCGGGGCGCGGGTGATCGGTGTCGTCTCCTCACCCGGGCGCGCGGAGGCCGCGCGGCAGGTGGGCGCCCGGGACGTCCTCGTGCTCGACGAGTCGCTCCCCGAGCGCGTGCGTGCGCTCACCGGCGGCCGCGGCGCCGACCTCGTGTACGACGCCAACGGGGGGCCGACGTTCGACGCGAGCCTCGCCGCCGTCGCCCGAGGCGGGGTCCTCGTGCTCTACGGCCAGTCGGGCGGGCCCGTCGCGCCGTTCGACCCGGCGCGCCTCTCCGGCATCACCGGCGGCGGGGTCGCGGGCTCGCTCGCGCTCCACTGGGTCGCCGCGAGCCACTACCTCGACACCGCGGCCGAGCGCCGGGCCGCGTTCGACGCCGTGTCGGCGGATGTCGCCGCCGGCCGCCTGCGGCCGCGCGTGTCGCACCGGTTCGCGCTCGAGGACGCCGCCGGCGCGCACCGCGTGCTCGCGCGCCGCGAGGCCGACGCGAAGGTCCTCCTCGTCCCCTGA